The following are encoded in a window of Mycobacterium decipiens genomic DNA:
- the yidC gene encoding membrane protein insertase YidC: protein MSLLFDFFSLDFVYYPVSWIMWVWYRLFAYVLGPSNFFAWALSVMFLVFTLRALLYKPFVRQIRTTRQMQELQPQIKALQKKYGKDRQRMALEMQKLQREHGFNPILGCLPMLAQIPVFLGLYHVLRSFNRTTGGFGQPHLSVIENRLTGNYVFSPVDVGHFLDANLFGAPIGASMTQRAGLDAFIDFSRPAVIAVGVPVMILAGIATYFNSRASVARQSAEAAANPQTAMMNKLALYVFPLGVVVGGPFLPLAIILYWFSNNIWTFGQQHYVFGMIEKEEEAKKQEAIRRRAANAPAPGAKPKRSPKTAPGGGAAASVEADDSDGDAESGTAKPETGDEATETNTADTQADRPNPARRNTGPSSRTPRPGARPRKRKR, encoded by the coding sequence GTGAGTCTTTTGTTTGATTTCTTCAGCCTCGACTTCGTCTACTACCCGGTGTCGTGGATCATGTGGGTTTGGTACCGGTTGTTCGCGTATGTGTTGGGGCCGTCGAACTTCTTCGCCTGGGCACTATCGGTGATGTTCCTGGTTTTCACGCTGCGTGCGCTGCTGTACAAGCCGTTCGTGCGCCAGATCCGCACCACGCGGCAGATGCAGGAGTTGCAGCCGCAGATCAAAGCGCTGCAGAAGAAGTACGGCAAGGATCGTCAGCGCATGGCGCTCGAAATGCAGAAGCTGCAACGCGAGCACGGCTTCAATCCGATCCTAGGGTGCCTGCCGATGCTGGCGCAGATCCCGGTGTTTCTTGGGCTTTACCACGTGCTGCGCTCGTTCAATCGCACGACCGGCGGCTTCGGTCAACCGCATCTGTCGGTGATCGAGAACCGCCTCACCGGGAACTATGTTTTCAGCCCGGTGGACGTCGGACACTTCCTGGATGCCAACCTGTTCGGCGCCCCGATCGGGGCTTCCATGACGCAACGCGCCGGGTTGGATGCGTTCATCGATTTCAGTCGTCCTGCGGTGATCGCGGTCGGTGTGCCGGTGATGATCCTGGCCGGGATTGCGACCTACTTCAACAGTCGCGCGTCGGTCGCGCGGCAGAGCGCGGAGGCGGCCGCCAATCCGCAGACCGCGATGATGAACAAGCTGGCGCTGTACGTGTTTCCGCTCGGCGTGGTAGTCGGCGGACCGTTCCTTCCGCTCGCGATCATCTTGTACTGGTTCTCGAACAACATCTGGACGTTTGGACAGCAGCACTATGTGTTCGGGATGATCGAAAAGGAAGAGGAAGCCAAGAAGCAGGAAGCGATCCGGCGCCGGGCAGCCAACGCACCGGCACCGGGCGCCAAGCCCAAGCGGAGTCCGAAGACGGCACCGGGGGGTGGGGCGGCGGCCTCGGTAGAGGCCGACGATAGCGACGGCGACGCGGAGTCGGGGACGGCGAAGCCGGAGACCGGGGATGAGGCAACCGAAACCAACACCGCGGACACACAAGCCGATAGGCCCAATCCGGCCAGACGAAACACCGGTCCGAGCAGTCGCACCCCGCGCCCCGGAGCGCGACCAAGGAAACGCAAACGTTGA
- a CDS encoding protein jag, translated as MADADTTELDVDAQVAGGGVEENTAVEVDEADDQEERLVAEGEIAGDYLEELLDLLDFDGDIDLDVEGSRAVVSIDGSNDLNKLVGRGGEVLDALQELTRLAVHQKTGVRSRLMLDIASWRRRRREELAALGDEVARRVAESGEREELTPMTPFERKIVHDAVAAVPGVHSESEGVEPLRRVVVLRD; from the coding sequence ATGGCCGACGCTGACACCACAGAACTAGACGTTGACGCACAAGTCGCCGGCGGAGGTGTCGAGGAGAACACAGCCGTGGAGGTCGACGAGGCCGACGATCAAGAGGAGCGGTTGGTCGCCGAGGGAGAGATTGCCGGTGACTACTTGGAAGAGCTGTTGGACCTCCTGGACTTCGACGGCGACATCGACCTGGACGTCGAAGGCAGCCGTGCGGTGGTGAGCATCGACGGCAGCAACGACCTGAACAAGTTGGTCGGGCGCGGCGGCGAGGTACTCGACGCGCTGCAGGAGCTCACCCGGTTGGCCGTACATCAGAAGACCGGTGTGCGGAGCCGACTGATGCTGGACATCGCGAGCTGGCGGCGGCGGCGCCGGGAAGAACTCGCGGCGCTGGGTGACGAGGTCGCCAGGCGCGTGGCCGAGTCGGGTGAACGCGAGGAACTCACACCGATGACGCCGTTCGAGCGGAAGATCGTCCACGATGCGGTTGCGGCAGTCCCCGGCGTGCACAGCGAAAGCGAGGGCGTGGAGCCGTTGCGGCGGGTTGTTGTATTGCGCGACTAG
- a CDS encoding ParA family protein: MAATTGAAHNPTMNVSRETSTEFDTPIGAAAERAMRVLHTTHEPLQRPPQRRVLTIANQKGGVGKTTTAVNIAAALAVQGLKTLVIDLDPQGNASTALGITDRQSGTPSSYEVLIGEVPLRTALRHSPHSERLFCVPATIDLAGAEIELVSMVARENRLRTALAELDNFDFDYVFVDCPPSLGLLTINALVAAPEVMIPIQCEYYALEGVSQLMRNIEMVKAHLNPQLEVTTVILTMYDGRTKLADQVAEEVRQYFGSKVLRTVIPRSVKVSEAPGYSMTIIDYDPGSRGAMSYLDASRELADRDRPPAGKGRQ; the protein is encoded by the coding sequence ATGGCAGCCACGACCGGAGCGGCGCACAATCCGACGATGAATGTTTCACGTGAAACATCGACCGAATTCGACACCCCGATCGGCGCTGCCGCGGAACGCGCCATGCGGGTTCTGCACACCACCCACGAGCCGCTGCAGCGGCCGCCCCAACGCCGCGTGCTCACCATCGCCAACCAGAAGGGCGGCGTGGGTAAAACGACGACCGCCGTCAATATTGCCGCCGCGCTTGCGGTACAGGGCCTCAAGACGCTCGTTATCGACCTCGATCCCCAGGGCAACGCGAGCACGGCGTTGGGTATCACCGATCGGCAATCCGGCACACCCTCGTCGTACGAGGTGCTTATCGGCGAGGTTCCGTTGCGCACCGCGTTGCGGCACAGCCCGCACAGCGAGCGGCTGTTTTGCGTACCGGCCACGATCGATCTGGCCGGCGCCGAGATCGAATTGGTCAGCATGGTGGCGCGCGAGAACCGGTTGCGCACCGCCCTGGCCGAACTCGACAACTTCGACTTCGACTACGTTTTCGTCGACTGCCCGCCCTCGCTCGGACTGCTGACCATCAACGCCCTCGTGGCCGCACCGGAGGTGATGATCCCGATCCAATGCGAGTACTACGCGTTGGAAGGGGTGTCACAGCTTATGCGCAACATCGAGATGGTGAAGGCACACCTCAACCCCCAACTCGAAGTGACAACCGTCATTCTCACCATGTACGACGGCCGGACAAAGCTCGCCGACCAGGTGGCCGAGGAGGTCCGTCAGTATTTCGGAAGCAAGGTGCTGCGGACGGTGATTCCACGCAGCGTCAAGGTTTCCGAGGCACCGGGTTACAGCATGACGATCATCGATTACGATCCCGGCTCCCGCGGGGCGATGAGCTATCTCGACGCCAGTCGCGAACTTGCCGACCGCGACCGACCACCAGCCGGGAAGGGACGACAATGA
- the rsmG gene encoding 16S rRNA (guanine(527)-N(7))-methyltransferase RsmG translates to MFHVKHGGPGERAESTSAPKDSAVFVAASAVFGPRLGLAQRYAEALAGAGVERGLLGPREVGRLWDRHLLNCAVLGELLEHDDRVVDIGSGAGLPGVPLAIARPDLRVVLLEPLLRRTEFLREIVNDLGVAVEVVRGRAEEPWVREQFGGSDAAVSRAVAPLDKLTKWSMPLLRPNGRMLAIKGERAPDEVREHRRVMTASGAVDVRVVTCGANYLRPPATVVFARRGRQMGHKPRRMASRGTT, encoded by the coding sequence ATGTTTCACGTGAAACATGGGGGACCTGGGGAGCGGGCGGAGTCCACATCGGCCCCAAAGGACTCCGCGGTGTTCGTCGCGGCGTCCGCCGTCTTCGGACCACGATTGGGCCTTGCGCAGCGGTACGCCGAGGCGTTGGCCGGCGCCGGGGTGGAGCGTGGACTATTGGGACCACGCGAGGTCGGTAGGCTGTGGGACCGGCATCTGCTGAATTGCGCCGTGCTCGGTGAGCTTCTCGAACATGATGACCGCGTGGTGGATATCGGTAGTGGAGCGGGGCTGCCCGGCGTGCCGTTAGCCATAGCGCGGCCCGACCTCCGGGTCGTTCTCTTGGAACCGCTGTTGCGCCGGACCGAGTTTCTTCGAGAGATTGTGAACGACCTCGGCGTAGCCGTCGAGGTGGTGCGCGGGCGTGCCGAGGAGCCGTGGGTGCGGGAGCAGTTCGGCGGCAGCGACGCTGCGGTGTCACGCGCGGTGGCCCCATTGGACAAGTTGACGAAATGGAGTATGCCGTTGCTACGGCCGAACGGGCGAATGCTCGCAATTAAGGGGGAGCGCGCTCCCGACGAAGTGCGGGAACACCGGCGTGTGATGACCGCATCGGGCGCGGTTGATGTCAGGGTGGTGACATGTGGCGCGAACTATTTGCGTCCGCCCGCAACCGTGGTGTTCGCGCGACGTGGACGTCAGATGGGGCACAAACCGAGACGGATGGCGAGCAGAGGGACGACATGA
- a CDS encoding ParB/RepB/Spo0J family partition protein → MTPPSRRKGGLGRGLASLIPTGPAEGDSGTSTFGPRMGSAAADVVIGGPVPDATVMGAVYREIPPSAIEANPRQPRQVFDDEALAELVHSIREFGLLQPIVVRSLAGSQGGARYQIVMGERRWRAAQEAGLAAIPAIVRETGDDNLLRDALLENIHRVQLNPLEEAAAYQQLLDEFGVTHDELAARIGRSRPLITNMIRLLKLPIPVQRRVAAGVLSAGHARALLSLEAGPDAQEELAGRIVAEGLSVRATEEAVTLANHEANREDTATPPPPRRKPIQMPGLQDVADRLSNTFDTRVTVSLGKRKGKIVVEFGSVDDLQRIIGLMTVDDREKA, encoded by the coding sequence ATGACGCCGCCGTCACGCAGGAAGGGCGGCCTTGGCCGCGGCCTGGCTTCGCTGATCCCGACCGGGCCCGCAGAGGGTGACTCGGGAACGTCGACGTTCGGTCCCCGGATGGGGTCTGCCGCCGCGGACGTGGTGATCGGCGGACCGGTCCCGGACGCAACCGTGATGGGTGCGGTGTATCGGGAGATCCCGCCAAGCGCCATCGAGGCGAATCCCCGTCAGCCGAGGCAGGTGTTCGACGACGAGGCGCTGGCCGAGCTGGTGCATTCCATCCGCGAATTCGGTCTCCTGCAGCCGATCGTGGTGCGGTCGTTGGCCGGATCCCAAGGCGGCGCGCGCTACCAGATCGTCATGGGGGAGCGGCGCTGGCGGGCCGCCCAAGAGGCCGGATTGGCCGCCATCCCGGCTATCGTGCGCGAAACCGGCGACGACAATCTGCTGCGCGACGCGCTGCTGGAAAACATTCACCGGGTACAGCTAAATCCCTTGGAAGAAGCGGCGGCGTACCAGCAATTGCTCGACGAGTTCGGGGTTACCCACGACGAACTGGCGGCGCGCATCGGGCGCTCGCGACCGTTGATCACCAACATGATCCGGCTGCTGAAGCTCCCGATCCCGGTGCAGCGCCGAGTGGCCGCCGGTGTGCTGTCGGCCGGACATGCCCGCGCACTCCTGTCGCTTGAGGCCGGTCCGGACGCACAGGAAGAACTCGCGGGCCGGATCGTCGCGGAGGGTCTGTCGGTGCGCGCCACCGAGGAGGCGGTCACGCTGGCCAATCACGAGGCCAATCGCGAGGACACCGCTACTCCGCCGCCGCCGCGGCGCAAGCCGATTCAGATGCCTGGCCTTCAAGATGTTGCTGACCGCCTGTCGAATACCTTTGACACGCGGGTGACGGTCAGTCTCGGCAAACGCAAGGGCAAGATCGTGGTGGAGTTCGGTTCGGTCGATGATTTGCAGCGCATCATCGGTTTGATGACCGTTGATGACCGAGAGAAGGCCTGA
- the yidD gene encoding membrane protein insertion efficiency factor YidD: MSGRRRLRPVRATGRVAAGCLIFLIQTYRHMVSPLRPASCRFIPTCSQYAVDALTEYGVVRASWLTAVRLAKCGPWHRGGWDPIPERLPENRSCRADVDDAMDVWGPAPKQGESESFV; this comes from the coding sequence ATGTCGGGACGACGCCGCCTACGCCCGGTCCGGGCCACCGGCAGGGTGGCAGCGGGCTGCCTCATCTTCCTCATCCAGACCTACCGGCACATGGTTTCGCCGCTGCGACCGGCATCGTGCCGGTTTATTCCCACCTGTAGTCAGTACGCCGTCGATGCGCTCACCGAGTATGGCGTGGTTCGAGCGAGTTGGTTGACGGCGGTCAGACTCGCTAAGTGCGGGCCCTGGCATCGCGGAGGGTGGGACCCGATACCGGAGCGCCTACCGGAAAACCGGAGTTGCCGCGCAGACGTCGACGACGCGATGGATGTCTGGGGTCCCGCGCCAAAGCAAGGGGAGAGTGAGTCTTTTGTTTGA